In the genome of Anaerolineaceae bacterium oral taxon 439, the window CGAGAAGAAAACGACCTCCCTCAAGTCCAAATCCGGATTCCAGGAGAATCTCGACGCGGTCAGCTATCTTCCGAACGTATACCGTTACTATCCGAACGGTTCTCTCGCTTCGAATATTATCGGTTTCTTCCCGTTCCTGAACCCGTCGGCCGGCGCCGCGTACGGAATTGAGAGCTATTACGACGAAATCCTCTCGTCCGAGACGATCCATAAAAAATTCGCGCTCGACCCGAATATTCCGGAAGTCCTGCCGTACCTGCCGTCAAACGCCGCGATTCACCTGACAATCGACCGCAAGATCCAATCGATCGCAGAGTCGCAGATCGAAGCCACCGTTACACATCAAAAAGCCAAGTCCGGAACGATCGTCATTATCGATCCAAAAACCGGCGAGGTCCAGGCAATGGCGACCTGGCCGCGGATCAACCTGAACAATTATTCGGAAACCGCGAACGTCTTCACCCGGGAAAACCGCTTCAACCCCGCCGTCATGCAGCCGTACGAGGTCGGGTCAGTTTTCAAGGTATTCACCCTGGCGATCGGGCTGGATTCCGGGACGATCCAGCCGACCGACGTTTACAACGACGTCGGCACGTTCGTCGTCGACGGCCAGACAATTTATAACTGGAACCGGATCGCCTCCGGGCCGCAGTCGATCACCGACTGCATGGCGCATTCGCTCAATACCTGCATGTCCTGGATCGCGACCGAAGTCGGGAAAGATAAATTCTACGAATATCTTCGCGCCTTTCATCTCGACCGCCCGACCGGAATCGAGCTGGCGGACGAGGAATACTATCCGTACGTCGAGCCCGGCGACACCGGCTGGACGAACCTGTCCCTCCCGAATCATTCGTTCGGGCAGGGGTTAATGACGACGCCGATCCAGATGGTCAAAGCGATCAGCGCTATCGCCAACGATGGGATCATGATGCAGCCGCATATCGTCAAAGCGATCGAATACGAAGACCATACCGAAATCGTCGAACCGGAAATCGTCGGGAACCCGATCAGCGCCGCGACCGCGCGAAAAGTCACGGAAATTCTGACGAATTCGCTCGAAGGCGAAGCCGAAACCGCGATGATCCCCGGAATGCATATTGCAGGGAAGACCGGAACCGGCGAGATCGCGATCGAAGGGCAGGGCTACGTCAGCAGCTTGACCAACGCCTCGTTCGTCGGCTGGGGGCCGTCGGAAAATCCGCAGTTCGTCGCTTATGCCTGGCTTCAGGAGCCGGCGGGGAATATCTGGGGGTCGGAAGTCGCCGCGCCGTTATTCGCCGACCTGATGAACGAAGTCCTGCCGTACCTGCGGATCCCGTATGACCGCCAGTACGCGAACGACTTCGCGCTCTTAGCCTGGAGCGGGGAACCGGCTCCGTAAATTAAATATAATTCTAAGGAAAGGAGGAGTAAAAATGTTTTCGCTTAACGAAATAATCGCCGCCCTCGGCGGCCCCGTTCGATCGGGGAGAAGTCTTCTTTTCAGCGAAGCCGTTATCGACAGCCGCCAGCTGATCAACGGGACGCTTTTCGTCGCGCTGACCGGCGAAAAAACCGACGGGCATTCGTACGTCACGGAAGCTTTCCGCAAAGGCGCGCTCGCCGCGCTCGTCAGCCGCCCGATCGACGGAACGCGCGCGCTCGACCTGCGGAGCGGCTCCGCTGTCCCGGAAGATCAGGTTCCGGAAGCGCCATTCTGCATCCTCGTTGAGGATCCGCTCCTCGCGCTCCAGAAAATCGCCGCCTGGCACCGCAGTCAGCTCAAGCTGACCGTCATCGGGATCACCGGAACCGTCGGAAAATCGACGACGAAAGAGCTGATCTGGGAAGTTGCGTCCCGCTCGTTCATGACGCTGAAAAACAGCGGCAACCTCAACAACGAAATCGGACTGCCGCTGACGCTCCTCCGCGCCGGGAAAGGCCACGAGGCCGCCGTTCTGGAAATGGGCTTCTACGTTCCCGGCGAAATTAAACTCCTCTGCGATATTGCCAGGCCGCAGATCGGCGTGCTGACCAACGTTGGAACGGTTCACGCCGAACGGGCCGGCTCGATCGAAAATATCGCCAGGGGCAAAAGCGAACTCGTCGCCGAACTTCCGGCGGACGGCGTCGCGATCCTCAACTATGACGATCCGTATGTCCTGCCGATGCGCGGCGTGACGAAAGCGGCGGTTCTCACCTACGGACTCGATAACCGCGCCGATCTCTGGGCGGACGAAATCGAAAGCTTCGGGCTGGATGGGATCCGTTTCCGGCTTCATTCGGGCTCGGAAACGTTCCAGATCCGCGTCCCGCTGATCGGAAGGCACTCAGTCCACACCGCGCTCCGGGCGATCGCTGTCGGACGCGCGTTGAAAATGCGCTGGGAGGAGATTTTCCGCGGCCTCGATAACGGCCAGTCGCAGCTGCGAATGTCGGTCATGATGAGCCGCGAGGGCGCAATGATCATCGACGATACCTACAACGCGTCGCCCGATTCTGTGATCGCCGCGCTTGACCTGCTCGACGAGATCCATAACGAGAAGGCGACGAACGCGAAGAAAATCGCGATCCTCGGCGACATGCGCGAGCTGGGACAGTACGAAATCCAGGGCCACCGGGCCGTCGGCCAACGGGCCGCGCAAAGCTGCGACGAGCTCATCGCCGTCGGCAGATCGGCCCGGGAAATCGTCTTCGCCGCCGTCAACGCCGGGATGAAACCGGAGAAAATAAAATGGTTCGCGACCGTCGCCGAGACGATCGAATACGTCGAACTGCGTAAGTTTGCGGAAGGCGAAACCGTTCTCGTCAAGGGATCGCGCTCCCTGCAAATGGAACAGATTATCGCTATCATGGAGAGCTGAGCAACAATGAACAACGCATCGTCAACCATTACGCTATCTATCCTCGGTTTCCTGATGACGGTTATCTGGGGAGAACCGTTTATCCTTTTCCTGAAACGGTTCCGCCTCGGGAAAGTCGTCCGCGCCGAAGGGCCGCAGGAGCAATTCGATAAGGGCGGAACGCCGACGATGGGCGGCGTCATGTTCATCGTTCCGACGCTCCTCGTCACGATCATGCTGAACGCCGCGTCCCTCTTCGGCGTCGATATTATCGGTCAGACGTTCGTTACCCCGATGGTCGCGCTCGTGATCTTCGGCATCCTCGGAGGAATCGACGACTGGATCGGAATGGATAAGCGGCGCGAAGGAAAGGGGTTCCGCGCGCGCGATAAATTTATCCTTCAAGTCGTCTTCGCGCTCGCGATCGCCTGGGCAATTAAATACGGATTGGGGATATCCTGCTTTTATTGGCCCGGGAACCCGGAACCGATCGAGCTCGGGTATTTCTTTATCCCGCTCGCCGCGTTTATTATCGTCGGCGAATCCAACGCGATCAACCTGACCGATGGAATGGACGGGCTGGCCGGAATGATCTCCGCGACCGCGTTCGCCGGCTACGGGATTATCGCCCTGATGGTCGGACAGCCGCATATCGGCGGGTTCTGCTTCATTATTGTCGGAGCGATCCTTGCGTTCCTCTGGTACAACGTTCATCCGGCGCAGCTGTTCATGGGCGACTGCGGTTCGCTTTCGCTCGGCGCAACGCTCGCCGTAATCGCGCTGATCACGGGCCACCTGCTCGTGCTGCCGCTGATTACGATTATCCCGATGGCGGAGACGCTTTCGGATATTATCCAAATCGTTTATTTCAGGTTTTCCGGTGGGAACCGTTTCTTCCTGATGGCCCCGCTGCATCATCATTTCAACAAACTGGGCTGGTCCGAGGTTCAAATCGTCCAGCGTTTCTGGCTGATCAGTATTCTCGCCGTCCTGTTCGGGGTCGCGATTTCAATGGTCTAACGATCGAAAAATAAAAACGATTTACAGGGAAACCGTATGGAAAACACAGTGGAAATCAAATCAACGCATTGGGACGAGAAAAATGTCGTGATCGTCGGGGCAGGCCGCCAGGGCCAGGCCGCCGCGCGCTTCCTGATTTCCCGCCATGTGAACGTTACGGTAACCGATCGCGCGCCCGGAGAGAAATGCGCCGCGGCGATCGAAGCGCTGAGCGGACTGCCGATCCGCTGGGTCACGGGAGGCCACCCGCTCTCGCTCCTGGACGAGGCGGATTTCGTCTGCGTCAGCGGCGGCGCCGACCTGCGGCAGCCTTTCCTCGCCGAAGCGGTTAACCGTGGGATCCCGCTTCTCAACGATACCGAAATCTTTTTTCAGGAGTCTCCGGCCCCGATTATCGGGCTGACCGGCTCGGCCGGAAAAACGACGACGACAACGCTCGTCGGACGAATCGCCGAATCCGACCGGCAGCGGCGTCATTCGCGGAC includes:
- a CDS encoding phospho-N-acetylmuramoyl-pentapeptide-transferase; the protein is MNNASSTITLSILGFLMTVIWGEPFILFLKRFRLGKVVRAEGPQEQFDKGGTPTMGGVMFIVPTLLVTIMLNAASLFGVDIIGQTFVTPMVALVIFGILGGIDDWIGMDKRREGKGFRARDKFILQVVFALAIAWAIKYGLGISCFYWPGNPEPIELGYFFIPLAAFIIVGESNAINLTDGMDGLAGMISATAFAGYGIIALMVGQPHIGGFCFIIVGAILAFLWYNVHPAQLFMGDCGSLSLGATLAVIALITGHLLVLPLITIIPMAETLSDIIQIVYFRFSGGNRFFLMAPLHHHFNKLGWSEVQIVQRFWLISILAVLFGVAISMV